A portion of the Eubacterium maltosivorans genome contains these proteins:
- a CDS encoding secondary thiamine-phosphate synthase enzyme YjbQ, which translates to MKIIEAGVSAPEGLADITEQVREYIREVRLGDGFVHIQIPERTCAVTITINDDFNIDKDFLNKINRFLPKYNGMQFTGWTTSNVKASLVGMSEQVMVESGELILGLHQSIYMVEFNGPSTDRRIYLSHMGTTLPEGEEPRLPQVLEDLYAADLAKEQAEKEEQDRIIAEMRAEYAERVRKQKEEEAARAAAESEQEDGEQQK; encoded by the coding sequence ATGAAAATAATTGAAGCGGGCGTATCTGCCCCGGAAGGTTTAGCGGATATCACCGAACAGGTGCGGGAATATATCCGGGAGGTCCGGCTGGGCGACGGGTTTGTCCATATCCAGATTCCCGAGCGCACCTGCGCGGTGACCATTACCATTAATGATGACTTCAATATTGACAAGGATTTTCTGAATAAAATCAACCGGTTCCTGCCCAAGTACAACGGCATGCAGTTTACAGGCTGGACCACCTCCAATGTCAAGGCCTCCCTTGTGGGGATGTCGGAGCAGGTGATGGTGGAAAGCGGCGAGCTGATCCTGGGCCTGCACCAGAGCATCTATATGGTTGAGTTCAACGGCCCCTCCACAGACCGCCGTATTTATCTCTCCCACATGGGCACCACACTGCCCGAGGGAGAGGAGCCCAGGCTCCCGCAGGTGCTGGAGGATCTGTACGCTGCCGACCTTGCAAAGGAACAGGCCGAAAAAGAGGAACAGGACCGGATCATCGCTGAGATGCGCGCCGAGTATGCCGAGCGTGTCCGCAAGCAGAAGGAAGAAGAGGCTGCCAGAGCCGCAGCAGAAAGTGAGCAGGAGGATGGCGAACAACAAAAATAA
- a CDS encoding tyrosine-type recombinase/integrase: MKYDKIIRGEYTYFRYRHWDPVLKKITRELTARTLKDLKEKVEKFEKLEGYGIKNDKIKLVDFCNDWLYNVHLVDKKPSTQERYDCIFRLYMKKSYLGQIILRNLDASDVQKYYNELFERKGYNCVKQFHKMLSPCIRYAFETGRIIRNFMPSIKLPKKPAKNGRQKKVNPLTVEEHKRFINAIKDHRLGVLFNMALDTGMRQGELFALTWRDIDFSRKEINIDKTYSLIRDLKTHKQIGETTAPKTYYSTRIISLPKRTEELLMAHKEKQKIQLAKYNLTQDNDTLVFCTGIGTHLERQNVLKEVKAVYKECGILNVDGKVDKTFHDLRHTYATRLFELGEPAKVVQELLGHSDVSTTLNIYTHVLERQKKRTASKIDLFYEESFN, encoded by the coding sequence ATGAAATATGATAAGATTATTCGTGGAGAATACACTTATTTCCGCTACAGACACTGGGATCCTGTTTTAAAGAAAATCACCAGAGAATTAACAGCTCGAACTCTCAAAGATTTAAAGGAAAAAGTTGAAAAGTTTGAAAAGCTTGAAGGCTATGGGATTAAAAATGACAAGATTAAACTTGTTGATTTCTGTAATGACTGGTTATACAATGTTCATCTTGTCGATAAAAAACCAAGCACGCAAGAACGCTATGACTGCATTTTCAGACTATACATGAAGAAGAGTTATTTAGGTCAAATCATCCTACGAAACCTTGATGCTTCTGATGTTCAAAAATATTACAATGAACTTTTTGAGCGCAAAGGATACAATTGTGTTAAGCAGTTTCATAAAATGCTTAGCCCCTGCATCCGATATGCTTTTGAAACAGGGCGTATCATTAGGAATTTTATGCCCTCAATCAAATTGCCGAAAAAGCCAGCCAAAAATGGACGGCAAAAAAAGGTAAATCCTTTAACCGTTGAAGAACACAAGCGTTTTATCAATGCAATCAAAGATCACCGTTTAGGCGTTTTGTTTAACATGGCTTTGGATACCGGTATGAGACAGGGCGAGCTTTTTGCCCTCACTTGGAGGGATATTGATTTTAGCCGCAAAGAAATCAATATTGACAAAACATATTCCCTTATTCGTGACCTTAAAACGCACAAACAAATCGGTGAAACCACCGCTCCAAAGACATATTATTCAACACGTATTATCTCTTTACCAAAGCGTACTGAGGAACTTTTAATGGCTCATAAAGAGAAGCAAAAAATACAGCTTGCCAAATATAACCTAACACAAGATAATGATACCCTCGTTTTTTGTACGGGTATCGGCACTCATCTTGAGCGGCAAAATGTTCTCAAAGAAGTCAAAGCTGTTTATAAAGAATGCGGCATTTTGAACGTCGACGGAAAAGTGGATAAGACCTTTCATGACTTAAGACATACCTACGCAACGCGCCTGTTTGAGTTGGGCGAACCTGCAAAGGTTGTTCAGGAGTTATTGGGGCATTCTGATGTCTCCACAACGCTTAACATTTATACCCATGTCCTTGAGCGACAGAAAAAAAGAACTGCCTCAAAAATTGATCTTTTTTATGAAGAATCTTTCAACTAA
- a CDS encoding glutamate-5-semialdehyde dehydrogenase produces MTTTMLERGKTAKKAGIQLSATDTQTRNAALAAIADALEANRAALIAANQTDYERSAAESLAAPLLGRLTFDDHKIDDVIDGIHSLIELTDPLGATRMATELDTGLDLYKVTCPIGVIGIIFESRPDAFVQISTLCLKSGNAVLLKGGREALETNRLLCRVISEATASVGIPDGWIQNLESREDVNAMLALDDYIDLIIPRGSNSFVKYIMDHSNIPVMGHSDGICHAYVDASADVDKAVKIAVDAKTQYVSACNAIETLLVHKDIAGEFLPGLKAGMDQKQVHLKGDDRVRAVIDVEAATDDDWSTEYLDYILSIKVVDSLEEAIDHINTFGSGHTDVIVTEDEAHAKAFTTLVDSAGVYVNCSSRFADGFRYGFGAEVGISTSKLHARGPVGLDGLLSYKYKLIGHGDIVSDFADGKRSFTHISLDQDCPL; encoded by the coding sequence ATGACCACCACTATGTTAGAACGAGGAAAAACAGCTAAAAAGGCGGGCATTCAGCTATCCGCCACCGATACACAGACGCGAAACGCGGCGCTGGCGGCCATTGCCGATGCGCTGGAGGCCAACCGCGCGGCGCTCATCGCTGCCAACCAGACCGATTACGAACGCAGCGCAGCCGAGAGCCTGGCCGCGCCGCTCCTGGGCCGTCTGACCTTTGACGACCACAAGATTGACGACGTGATCGACGGCATTCACAGCCTCATCGAGCTTACCGACCCGCTGGGCGCTACCCGCATGGCTACTGAACTGGACACCGGGCTCGACCTCTACAAGGTCACCTGCCCCATTGGCGTGATCGGCATTATTTTTGAATCCCGTCCTGACGCCTTTGTCCAGATTTCCACGCTTTGCCTGAAAAGCGGCAACGCCGTACTTTTAAAGGGCGGCCGTGAAGCCCTGGAGACCAACCGCCTGCTGTGCAGGGTTATTTCGGAAGCCACCGCCTCTGTGGGTATTCCCGACGGCTGGATTCAAAACCTGGAAAGCCGCGAGGACGTAAACGCCATGCTGGCCCTGGACGACTATATCGACCTCATTATCCCGCGCGGCTCCAACAGCTTTGTGAAATACATCATGGACCATTCCAATATTCCGGTCATGGGCCACTCCGATGGCATCTGCCACGCCTATGTGGACGCCTCCGCTGATGTGGACAAAGCTGTGAAGATCGCAGTGGACGCCAAAACCCAATATGTTTCCGCCTGCAACGCCATCGAAACCCTGCTGGTGCACAAGGACATTGCCGGGGAATTTTTACCCGGTTTAAAGGCAGGAATGGACCAGAAACAGGTACATTTGAAGGGGGACGACCGTGTGCGCGCAGTGATCGACGTCGAGGCCGCCACCGATGATGACTGGTCCACCGAATATCTGGACTACATCCTTTCCATCAAGGTTGTCGACAGCCTGGAGGAAGCCATCGACCATATCAACACCTTTGGCTCAGGCCACACAGACGTCATCGTCACAGAGGACGAGGCCCACGCAAAGGCGTTCACCACCCTGGTGGATTCCGCAGGCGTCTATGTCAACTGCTCCAGCCGCTTCGCGGACGGTTTCCGCTACGGCTTCGGGGCCGAGGTTGGTATCAGTACCTCCAAGCTGCACGCCAGAGGCCCGGTAGGCTTAGACGGCCTGCTGAGCTATAAGTACAAGCTCATCGGCCACGGCGACATTGTCAGCGATTTTGCGGACGGAAAACGCAGCTTTACCCACATCTCCCTGGACCAGGACTGTCCTTTATAA
- a CDS encoding class C sortase codes for MKNKAMLLLIIVLVSAGLGCILYPDMVYLLASQKQGQVIQDYQMTTEEMNKQRMEEAYQKAISYNERRINPIIGDPFSEDIQEESADYTEILNVNGTMGVIEIPKIKVNLPIYHGTSESVLSRGVGHLKNTALPVGGTGTHAVLTGHRGYAGAKLFTDLDQLVMGDRFYLHVLDKTLTYEVDQILVVTPDQTEALKPVEGEDFVTLLTCTPYQINSHRLLVRGKRIKALPAEVKPETMEEPTPVKELLFSFVSLVGIAAGIWYLKRRKKRE; via the coding sequence ATGAAAAACAAAGCAATGCTGCTGCTGATCATTGTTCTGGTCAGTGCGGGGCTTGGCTGCATCCTTTATCCGGATATGGTTTATCTTCTGGCTTCCCAAAAACAGGGACAGGTGATTCAGGATTATCAAATGACGACAGAGGAGATGAACAAACAGCGCATGGAGGAAGCCTATCAAAAAGCTATTAGCTACAATGAAAGACGGATCAATCCAATCATTGGAGATCCTTTTTCAGAGGATATACAAGAAGAATCAGCGGATTACACAGAGATTCTTAATGTTAACGGGACAATGGGAGTGATCGAGATACCAAAAATAAAGGTGAATCTGCCCATCTATCACGGCACATCCGAATCCGTGCTTTCGAGAGGAGTGGGGCATCTGAAAAACACCGCCCTGCCCGTCGGCGGCACCGGGACACACGCCGTGCTGACCGGACACCGGGGCTATGCAGGCGCAAAGCTGTTTACCGATTTAGATCAGTTGGTCATGGGGGATCGCTTTTATCTGCACGTCCTTGATAAGACTTTAACCTATGAAGTGGATCAGATTCTGGTGGTCACACCCGACCAGACCGAAGCCTTAAAACCCGTCGAAGGAGAGGACTTTGTAACCCTGCTGACCTGCACCCCGTACCAGATCAACAGCCACCGGCTGCTGGTGCGCGGCAAACGAATCAAAGCACTTCCCGCAGAAGTGAAGCCTGAGACGATGGAAGAACCGACACCTGTTAAGGAACTGCTTTTTTCCTTTGTATCTCTGGTAGGAATTGCAGCAGGTATCTGGTATTTGAAAAGGAGGAAGAAACGTGAATGA
- a CDS encoding HAD family hydrolase, whose translation MQKTFKAIIFDFNGTLFFDSDKHDAAFDRFTLEQCGRHITPEEMHGFYGQTNATIIPAILKDRELTTEEIAAFGDYKEALYRELCLEDTENLHLVSGAPELLDWICASRIPHTIASSSELANMAFFFETFGLDRWFDLDATVFDNHTFPGKPSPDIYRLAAEKLGVTPEACIVVEDGLSGIQSAHAAGIGHIIAIAAPERHDYFMEVPGVDAVISNYHEFDRSLLERPVKE comes from the coding sequence ATGCAAAAGACATTTAAGGCCATCATCTTTGACTTCAATGGCACATTGTTTTTCGACTCGGACAAGCACGACGCGGCTTTTGACCGTTTTACGCTGGAGCAGTGCGGGCGGCATATTACGCCCGAGGAAATGCACGGCTTTTACGGTCAGACCAACGCCACCATCATCCCGGCCATTCTAAAAGACCGGGAGCTGACAACGGAGGAGATCGCCGCCTTTGGCGATTATAAAGAAGCGCTTTACCGGGAGCTTTGCCTGGAGGATACTGAAAACCTCCATCTGGTAAGCGGCGCCCCGGAGCTTCTTGACTGGATCTGCGCCTCGCGGATCCCCCACACCATTGCCAGCAGTTCAGAGCTCGCCAATATGGCGTTCTTTTTCGAGACCTTTGGTCTTGATCGGTGGTTTGATCTTGACGCCACGGTTTTTGATAACCACACCTTCCCGGGAAAGCCCTCCCCGGATATTTACCGTCTGGCGGCTGAAAAACTCGGCGTCACCCCCGAGGCGTGCATTGTGGTGGAGGACGGCCTTTCCGGTATCCAGTCTGCCCACGCGGCCGGTATCGGCCATATTATCGCCATCGCGGCGCCAGAACGCCATGATTATTTCATGGAAGTACCCGGCGTGGACGCGGTGATTTCAAATTATCATGAGTTTGACCGTTCGCTTTTAGAACGGCCCGTGAAGGAGTAA
- a CDS encoding helix-turn-helix domain-containing protein, whose amino-acid sequence MTLHETLTTEEACDFLKCSRSMIYYYIKHDKKFQFTYYQEKRKGRLFFLPDQLRQWQKEKANEHGEKTKCAVDS is encoded by the coding sequence ATGACTCTACACGAAACACTGACAACAGAGGAAGCCTGTGACTTTTTAAAATGCAGCCGCTCGATGATTTACTATTATATTAAACATGATAAGAAATTTCAATTTACTTATTACCAAGAAAAACGTAAAGGACGCCTGTTTTTTCTGCCAGATCAGTTAAGGCAATGGCAGAAAGAAAAAGCTAACGAGCATGGAGAAAAAACAAAATGCGCTGTTGATTCCTGA
- a CDS encoding SpaH/EbpB family LPXTG-anchored major pilin, whose translation MNLKNNPLFKKIGGLALSIAILCTSCGPAFAATGSPDTSATRSLTIHKYRMEDITKATTEGTGQQTDVVPADAVPLPGIAFKVTKMQDTDNTKVDTTWNIQTVTTGADGSVTISGNSNLPMGVYKVEEQTNPAVAVKADPCLVSVPLTNPAGDGWIYNVHVFPKNQIKHGPDIDKFVTELENKHDTADISESVKWIIETTLPDDVATCKNYTITDSIDTRLDFVPGSVKVYRVDTDKKRVLMTPDSYTVTEPSTANSRTLTVSLTDAGKKTAAKSLPNAKDKNATLNIEFKTVINKTAEGSLGKPIPNGATIHYTNNLDIFFEPQTVPDDKKPEVHTGGINLLKVDADDNALKLQEAKFKIYRTEADAKKNINAVKDPQDNHIDWEVTTDASGIAHFWGLAYGQKGQDTYYGDSTHYWVVETLAPVDGEGKPYNLLKYPVKVTVNSNSHAEANKIIVENIKHYDLPYTGGTGSLTPLYMGAALILMAAGMSILFIRSKRNTGDK comes from the coding sequence ATGAATCTGAAAAATAACCCATTGTTCAAGAAAATCGGCGGCCTTGCTTTAAGCATTGCCATTTTATGCACAAGCTGCGGCCCCGCTTTTGCCGCCACCGGATCACCGGATACCAGTGCAACGCGGAGCCTGACCATCCATAAATACCGGATGGAGGACATTACAAAGGCCACCACCGAAGGAACCGGTCAGCAGACCGATGTTGTTCCAGCCGATGCGGTTCCGCTTCCGGGCATCGCGTTTAAAGTGACCAAGATGCAGGATACCGACAATACCAAAGTGGATACCACCTGGAACATCCAGACCGTCACCACCGGAGCCGACGGTTCGGTCACCATCAGCGGCAACAGTAACCTGCCCATGGGGGTCTACAAGGTAGAAGAACAAACCAATCCAGCGGTAGCCGTCAAAGCCGACCCGTGTCTGGTATCCGTACCCCTCACCAACCCTGCGGGCGACGGCTGGATTTACAACGTCCACGTATTCCCCAAAAACCAGATCAAGCACGGCCCGGACATCGACAAGTTTGTGACCGAGCTGGAAAACAAACACGATACCGCGGACATCAGCGAAAGCGTGAAGTGGATTATCGAAACCACACTGCCGGATGATGTGGCGACCTGTAAGAACTACACCATAACAGACAGCATCGACACCCGATTAGATTTTGTTCCGGGCAGTGTCAAGGTCTACCGTGTCGATACCGATAAAAAACGTGTGCTCATGACACCGGACAGCTACACGGTCACAGAACCAAGTACGGCCAACAGCCGAACCTTAACCGTGTCGCTGACAGATGCCGGCAAAAAAACAGCGGCCAAGTCACTGCCAAATGCCAAAGATAAAAACGCCACCCTCAACATTGAATTCAAAACCGTCATAAACAAAACCGCCGAGGGCAGCTTAGGTAAGCCAATCCCCAACGGCGCGACCATCCATTATACCAACAACTTAGACATTTTCTTTGAACCACAAACCGTTCCCGATGACAAAAAGCCCGAAGTACATACCGGAGGAATCAACCTTTTAAAGGTGGACGCAGACGACAACGCCCTTAAGCTTCAAGAAGCCAAATTTAAAATATACCGAACCGAAGCCGACGCGAAGAAAAACATCAACGCCGTCAAAGACCCGCAAGACAACCATATCGACTGGGAAGTGACCACCGACGCAAGCGGCATTGCCCATTTCTGGGGCCTTGCCTATGGACAGAAAGGGCAGGATACTTATTATGGCGACAGCACGCATTACTGGGTGGTTGAGACACTGGCCCCGGTAGATGGCGAAGGGAAACCCTACAATCTACTGAAATACCCTGTAAAGGTGACCGTCAATTCAAACAGCCATGCCGAAGCCAACAAGATTATTGTGGAAAACATCAAGCATTACGACCTCCCCTACACAGGCGGTACCGGCAGTTTAACACCTCTTTATATGGGCGCGGCATTGATTCTCATGGCAGCCGGGATGAGTATTCTTTTCATCCGGAGCAAGCGAAACACAGGGGACAAATAG
- the rlmH gene encoding 23S rRNA (pseudouridine(1915)-N(3))-methyltransferase RlmH yields the protein MNIKIITVGKIKEKYLRMAIDEYSKRLGAYCRLSIIEVKDEKIEERFSDAEKARAVALEGERIARHLKDNEIIAVLKITGKQLTSPDFAKKIEDYGIQGKSSLTFIIGGSLGLSPEIEARAHWDLSFSKMTFPHQLFRVMLLEQIYRAFKIMKNETYHK from the coding sequence ATGAATATTAAAATCATCACTGTTGGCAAAATCAAGGAGAAGTACCTGAGGATGGCCATCGATGAGTACAGCAAACGGCTGGGGGCCTACTGCAGGCTATCCATCATCGAGGTAAAGGATGAAAAAATCGAGGAGCGTTTCAGCGATGCCGAGAAGGCCCGGGCGGTGGCGCTGGAGGGCGAGCGGATCGCCCGGCATTTAAAGGATAATGAGATTATCGCAGTGCTCAAGATCACCGGCAAACAGCTGACCTCCCCGGATTTCGCGAAAAAGATCGAGGATTACGGCATCCAGGGCAAGAGCAGCCTGACTTTTATTATTGGCGGCTCCCTGGGGCTTTCGCCGGAGATTGAGGCCCGCGCCCACTGGGATCTGTCCTTCTCAAAGATGACCTTTCCCCACCAGCTGTTCCGTGTCATGCTGCTGGAACAGATTTACCGGGCCTTTAAGATCATGAAAAATGAGACTTATCATAAATGA
- a CDS encoding MSCRAMM family protein, protein MTHRFKQASVLLMALLMLFYGCGFKAEVLANTATENSPEITEPTAQTDPAFTGEIEDTKKKSPELDPGEQAILDANGITATEDTGKMDASGNYILGETASGGTVTCSTSLRTLASRSFGDEPCYKKFQRAAGWDDGVIYSSDFASPDGSDIITTTTPILRISDNGVDQIAYCADPSLNIPSEVVGPNGLVTYNRESWNVQSGRIRNVMWHGYHDGNSGEYYVQTWAAIRVIAGIGAYTDYYMTDPTVANLVNTLSYQNPNNWDASWSIVPEREEAVWNASTKRQETGWFQTYCNNIADHGTYTVTLPSGVHALLRNTSGQVYSDVTDQFTIYDDDDFMLYADGSYQGEVSANITPTTIKRHSSDAGNPDACVIYAPDVPDTQRLFVSLAVGQSPLSSGFRANFTGATGDAQLQKTDNRTKEKLAGATFGLYDMKDNLLKQGITDENGQWNVTDLVFGDYYFKEIAAPKGYELNPAKLPFTVDGIRDMVTVVMANEPKKGPFQFIKQDAETREPLKGVTFVLYGCDEKHPHNDLQDDKIKSCWQTIVGTRISGTDGKIDFGNLYAGEYQLVETKTVPGYAKPMGQWRVTIDPEAVETVKITAKGTAPAFVKDGNALKVDNQKNDKLPFTGGNGDHRAALMLAGMVFFLAAGILALILKKRNLKNPKESSEKIERKEENESEK, encoded by the coding sequence ATGACACACCGATTTAAACAGGCTTCCGTTTTGCTCATGGCCTTGCTGATGTTGTTTTATGGCTGCGGCTTCAAAGCAGAGGTTTTGGCAAACACAGCGACGGAAAATTCACCGGAGATCACAGAGCCAACTGCTCAAACCGATCCGGCATTCACCGGAGAAATTGAGGATACCAAGAAAAAAAGTCCCGAGCTTGATCCCGGGGAACAAGCGATTCTGGATGCAAATGGCATTACCGCCACCGAGGATACCGGAAAGATGGATGCTTCCGGCAACTACATTCTCGGGGAAACCGCAAGCGGTGGGACCGTGACCTGTTCTACGAGTCTCAGGACATTGGCGAGCCGAAGCTTTGGGGATGAACCCTGCTACAAAAAATTTCAGCGTGCTGCAGGCTGGGATGATGGCGTGATCTACAGCAGTGATTTTGCCAGTCCCGACGGAAGCGACATCATTACCACCACCACACCCATTTTGAGAATCAGTGATAACGGCGTAGATCAAATCGCGTATTGTGCCGATCCATCCCTCAACATTCCCTCAGAAGTGGTCGGCCCCAACGGTCTGGTCACCTATAACCGGGAAAGCTGGAACGTGCAGAGCGGACGTATTCGAAACGTCATGTGGCACGGCTATCATGATGGAAACAGCGGGGAATACTATGTTCAGACCTGGGCAGCCATCCGCGTCATTGCAGGCATCGGCGCTTATACCGATTACTATATGACCGATCCAACCGTTGCCAATCTTGTAAACACTCTCAGCTATCAAAATCCCAATAACTGGGATGCCAGCTGGAGCATTGTCCCGGAACGGGAGGAAGCGGTCTGGAACGCGAGTACCAAGCGGCAGGAAACCGGTTGGTTTCAGACCTACTGTAACAATATTGCCGATCATGGCACTTATACGGTCACGTTGCCAAGTGGTGTCCATGCGCTGCTGCGAAATACCAGCGGACAGGTTTACAGCGATGTGACCGATCAGTTTACCATCTACGATGACGACGACTTTATGTTGTACGCAGACGGCAGCTATCAAGGAGAAGTCAGCGCAAATATTACGCCGACAACCATCAAACGCCACAGCTCTGATGCTGGAAATCCAGATGCCTGCGTCATTTACGCGCCGGACGTCCCGGACACCCAGAGACTTTTCGTCTCCCTTGCCGTCGGTCAGAGTCCGTTAAGCAGCGGCTTCCGGGCAAATTTCACCGGAGCCACCGGAGACGCGCAATTACAGAAAACAGATAACCGCACCAAAGAAAAACTGGCCGGGGCGACCTTTGGTCTGTACGATATGAAAGATAACCTTTTGAAGCAGGGCATCACCGACGAGAACGGGCAGTGGAACGTGACCGACTTAGTTTTTGGAGACTACTATTTCAAAGAAATCGCTGCGCCAAAAGGCTATGAGCTGAATCCGGCAAAGCTGCCGTTCACGGTTGACGGTATCCGGGATATGGTGACGGTGGTGATGGCAAACGAGCCGAAGAAAGGCCCCTTCCAGTTTATCAAGCAGGATGCCGAAACCAGAGAACCCCTTAAAGGCGTGACCTTTGTACTGTATGGCTGTGATGAAAAGCATCCGCATAACGACCTGCAGGATGACAAGATTAAATCCTGCTGGCAGACCATTGTCGGTACCCGGATCAGCGGGACAGACGGAAAAATCGACTTTGGCAATCTCTACGCCGGAGAATACCAGCTGGTGGAAACCAAGACCGTTCCCGGATACGCCAAGCCCATGGGGCAGTGGCGTGTGACCATTGATCCAGAAGCAGTTGAAACCGTAAAGATCACCGCCAAAGGCACCGCCCCGGCATTTGTGAAAGACGGCAATGCTCTGAAAGTCGATAACCAGAAAAACGACAAGCTGCCCTTCACAGGCGGAAACGGCGATCACCGTGCCGCACTGATGCTGGCCGGGATGGTGTTCTTCCTTGCGGCGGGCATTTTAGCTTTAATCCTTAAAAAGAGAAATCTTAAAAATCCAAAAGAAAGCAGCGAAAAGATAGAAAGGAAAGAAGAAAATGAATCTGAAAAATAA
- a CDS encoding helix-turn-helix domain-containing protein, translated as MDIRERIRLIRKDQGLKQKDFGEKLGVTDAAISRIESGQRGVTDQMKKSICTLFNINLEWLEHGTGDMYNRFSEEKRLGSYLGRIGSRKYPQLERIIMYYFNLSEEGQKVVDNFIDLIVKEEDQSK; from the coding sequence ATGGATATTAGAGAAAGAATCAGGCTAATCCGAAAAGACCAAGGTTTGAAACAAAAGGACTTTGGTGAAAAGCTGGGCGTTACAGATGCCGCGATTTCAAGAATAGAGAGTGGACAGCGCGGCGTTACAGATCAGATGAAAAAATCTATCTGTACACTTTTTAATATTAATTTAGAATGGTTAGAGCATGGAACCGGCGATATGTACAATCGGTTTAGTGAAGAAAAAAGGCTTGGTTCTTATTTGGGAAGAATTGGTTCAAGAAAGTATCCGCAGCTTGAGCGGATAATTATGTACTATTTTAATTTGAGTGAGGAAGGACAAAAGGTTGTCGATAATTTTATCGATCTGATTGTAAAAGAAGAAGATCAAAGTAAATAA
- a CDS encoding DUF3991 and TOPRIM domain-containing protein produces the protein MFTDDQIHLANDVNIIDYMEYRGLDLKRTNRRVKVKGWNGLDVTPDGRKWKDFASGQGGYIIQFVAWLNAYSWKEAVQELLDFSHHTPPAHRPIPQTEPPPSKPFCLPPKAKSYRNLFAYLLKTRKLDSEIVQYCVDQKLIYQDERCNCVFVGYDDNGEPASAFLRGSNEYAPFKMLVEGSQAEYGFTLPGTNSRLFIFESPIDSLSYMTLKNIRNPLYFDNRRDHCLSCNGLKYLPILHYLSTHHEISQVVFGVDNDPVNAYGNRPGQDFIKSATQEIMEAFPDRFTTSKQFIADLPRQKDWNQELVTFRKSQEHKKSKNGRQSCR, from the coding sequence ATGTTTACAGATGACCAAATTCATCTTGCAAATGATGTGAATATCATCGACTATATGGAATACCGCGGTCTTGACCTCAAACGCACCAACCGCCGGGTCAAAGTAAAAGGCTGGAACGGCCTTGATGTCACACCCGACGGGCGCAAATGGAAAGACTTTGCATCCGGTCAGGGAGGGTACATTATTCAGTTTGTCGCTTGGCTCAACGCTTACAGCTGGAAAGAAGCCGTTCAGGAGCTGCTGGATTTCAGCCATCACACCCCACCCGCCCATCGGCCCATCCCGCAGACAGAGCCACCGCCGTCAAAACCTTTTTGTCTGCCGCCCAAAGCCAAAAGTTACCGGAATCTCTTTGCCTATCTGTTAAAAACCCGCAAGCTTGATTCAGAAATTGTTCAATACTGTGTCGATCAAAAGCTCATCTATCAGGATGAACGCTGTAATTGCGTGTTTGTAGGATATGACGATAACGGAGAACCCGCATCCGCTTTTCTGCGCGGGAGCAACGAATACGCTCCTTTTAAAATGCTCGTTGAAGGAAGCCAAGCCGAATACGGCTTTACTTTACCCGGAACCAATTCGCGGCTTTTTATCTTTGAATCGCCCATCGACTCGCTTTCCTATATGACCCTCAAAAATATCCGTAATCCGCTTTACTTTGACAACCGCCGAGATCACTGTCTTTCTTGCAATGGCCTGAAATACCTTCCGATTTTGCACTACCTGTCAACACATCATGAAATCAGTCAAGTTGTGTTCGGTGTGGACAATGACCCGGTCAATGCATATGGCAACCGTCCCGGTCAGGATTTTATTAAGAGTGCCACGCAGGAAATCATGGAAGCTTTTCCAGACCGATTCACAACATCAAAACAATTCATCGCAGATTTACCGAGACAAAAAGACTGGAATCAGGAACTTGTCACATTTAGAAAAAGTCAAGAACACAAAAAATCAAAAAATGGACGGCAGTCATGCCGCTGA